The bacterium region TTGACGATTTTAAAGGATTTTTCTCCCCTTCTTCTTGTTTTGCTGATAAATAGCCAGAAGCAGCCATTGACATAGCAGCAGCAATTCCTGTTATAAATCCAACAATAACTATCAATTTTGTTTTCTGTAAGGCAAATGTAAAACCAGCAAGAGCCCCTGTTAACTCAACAAGGGCATCATTTAGGCCCAGAACAATTGAACTTACATATTTTAATTTTTCCTCATCTAAAAGGGATATAATTTCTTTCTCGTGTTTGTTTTCATCTTTAAGTATCCATTCTACTCCTGATATTACTTTTGTTATTTTTTCATATTCTTTTTGTGCAAATTCTTCCCCTGTCTCCATCAATTTTAAGGAAAATGTAAGTCCAAACATTCTTGATAGAAATACATAAAAATAAAATTTAAGTTTATTTTGTTTTACATCAGTTTTAGTTATTTTCTTAAAGACCTCATAGTGTTTTAGTTCTTCTTCCCCAATATCTTCAAGAATTTTTTTATTCTTTTCATCTTTTATAAGAGATGCAAGTTTTTTATAAATAAAATGCTCTGTTAATTCATTTTTCTGTGCTTTCAAAATTTTCTTTTTTATTTCTTTATCTTCCATTTTTATTTCCTTTCTTCAATTATACAATAAAACAGAAAAAAATTAAGGCAGAATAATAAAAGTTGACAGGAAAGAAATATGGAAGTATAACAGGTAAATAGATAAAAAAATCCCACCATTATTTGATTGTTTTTAAATTTATATTGATATACTGAATAGGAATTATAAAATGGCACATCAACGAAAAAGAAAAATTGAAAAGGGTTTAGTAGATGGTGAACTTTCCCATTCAATATGGAAATTAGCAGGTCCCATGATGATAGCAGGAGCATTGCATGACCTTTTTTCTATGGTTGACCTGTTTTTTGTTGGAAAGTTAGGACATATTGAGGTGGCTGCACTTGCAATTGCAGGGACAACTATGTCTGTTCTGATGATGCTGGTTCAAGGCATTGCAGTTGGAACAATGGTACTTATAGCTCATTTTACAGGAGAAAAAAACTATGAGATGAGTGATAATGTGTTAGGACAGACATTTATCTGGAGTCTTATTGGTGCATCTATAATGTTGCCTGTTTCTTTTTTTCTTGTAGAGCCAATCCTAAAACTTTTTGGTGCAACAGGAAATATTCTGGTTTATGCTGCTGACTACTTACGAATAAATTTTAATTATTCTCTTGTTATTTTTCTTTTTGTTGGAATAAGTAATGCTTTACAGGGTTCAGGAGATGCGAGAACACCTTTATACGCACTTGTAATAGGTAATGTTCTTAATATAATTTTAGACCCTTTATATATTATGGGTTATGGTCCCTTTCCTGCATTGGGAGTTGCTGGTTCTGCTGTTGCAACAGTTTTAACAAGAGGAGTTGGTATTATATATCTTTTTATCCATCTTCTTTTTGGGCATTCTACAATTCATTTTAAAATAAAATATCTTAAACCAATTCCGTTTCTTATGAAAAGAATTGTAAGTATCGGATTTTTTGCTTCACTTCAGGCGTTAATCCGTGAAATTTCTTTTCTCTTTTTAATGCGTCTTGTCACATCCTTTGGTGCTGTTACTCTTGCTGCTTATGGAATTGGTTCTCGACTGAGGTCTTTCATAATGGTACCTGGTTTTGGATTTGCAAGTGCTGCTGCTGTTCTTGTGGGACAAAATTTAGGAGCAAAAAAACCGAAGAGAGCAGAAAAAGCGGCATGGCGTGCGCTTAGATACTATGAATTTCTACTTACACCAATAGTTATAATTTTCTTGTTTTTTGCTCCCACATTGGTAGGATTTTTTAATAATAACAAAGAAGTAATTACTATTGGCAGTTCTTTTTTAAGGTATTTAGCAATTACTTTCCCTTTTCTTGCTTTTTCACTTGTTTTTTCACAGGCAATGAATGGTGCTGGTGATACAAGAACACCAACTATTATAAATGCAATTGGTCAACTTATTTTTAGAATACCTTTTGCATATTTTTGTGCATTGGTTCTCGGATTGGGTTATAAAGGAATATGGTTAGGTATAAATGCTTCTGATATTGTGCAAGGTATTGGAATGACGATGGTTTTTCGCTCTGGACACTGGAAAAAAGCATTTGCGAGACACAAAAACAAATTACTGAAAGATGATAGACAAATGGCAACTTCCCTATTAGATACTGAAACCTCTTCTCTTAACTAAAACAAAATTCTTTAACACTATTTCCTTATTTTATAGAAGTATAATATCTGCTAATAAGAAAACAAATAGCTCCGGTGGTAGGATTCGAACCTACAACCTTGCGGTTAACAGCCGCTTGCTCTACCATTGAGCTACACCGGAATTTTCAATTTTTAACTTTTTAACTGTCAATAAAATATTGTTTTTCAACCTTGCTCTACTCCGCCATAAATTTCGCCACACAACATGGCGAATCCGACGCGCTTTCTGGCGGACATGGCGGACTTCACTTCGTTTCGCGTTGAGCTACACCGGAATTCGTAAATAATAATATCAGAAAACATTAGATTTGTAAATTATTTTTTACAGGTTGAACAATTTGAAGAAGAACAACCTGCACATGATGAAGAACTTGAAGAAGTTACTACCTGTTTTTCTTCATTTGCCTTTCTTTTATATTCTTCACTTCTATATTCTGTTGTATAAAAACCAGCACCTTTATATATAACTCCACCACCAAGTCCTATCAGCCGTTTAACTTTTTTTTCCTTACATTCAGGGCATACTTCTACAGGTGGTTCTGTCATTTTTTGGAATTTTTCAAATCTATATCCACACTTTTCGCATTCATATTCATAAGTAGGCATTTTTCTCC contains the following coding sequences:
- a CDS encoding VIT1/CCC1 transporter family protein, which gives rise to MEDKEIKKKILKAQKNELTEHFIYKKLASLIKDEKNKKILEDIGEEELKHYEVFKKITKTDVKQNKLKFYFYVFLSRMFGLTFSLKLMETGEEFAQKEYEKITKVISGVEWILKDENKHEKEIISLLDEEKLKYVSSIVLGLNDALVELTGALAGFTFALQKTKLIVIVGFITGIAAAMSMAASGYLSAKQEEGEKNPLKSSMYTGIAYIITVLFLLLPYLVFKNVFLCLGFVMVNALIVILVFTFYVSVAKEVSFKKRFFEMASLSLSIAVINFLIGILIRKGFGIDV
- a CDS encoding MATE family efflux transporter, with product MAHQRKRKIEKGLVDGELSHSIWKLAGPMMIAGALHDLFSMVDLFFVGKLGHIEVAALAIAGTTMSVLMMLVQGIAVGTMVLIAHFTGEKNYEMSDNVLGQTFIWSLIGASIMLPVSFFLVEPILKLFGATGNILVYAADYLRINFNYSLVIFLFVGISNALQGSGDARTPLYALVIGNVLNIILDPLYIMGYGPFPALGVAGSAVATVLTRGVGIIYLFIHLLFGHSTIHFKIKYLKPIPFLMKRIVSIGFFASLQALIREISFLFLMRLVTSFGAVTLAAYGIGSRLRSFIMVPGFGFASAAAVLVGQNLGAKKPKRAEKAAWRALRYYEFLLTPIVIIFLFFAPTLVGFFNNNKEVITIGSSFLRYLAITFPFLAFSLVFSQAMNGAGDTRTPTIINAIGQLIFRIPFAYFCALVLGLGYKGIWLGINASDIVQGIGMTMVFRSGHWKKAFARHKNKLLKDDRQMATSLLDTETSSLN
- a CDS encoding zinc ribbon domain-containing protein; translation: MPTYEYECEKCGYRFEKFQKMTEPPVEVCPECKEKKVKRLIGLGGGVIYKGAGFYTTEYRSEEYKRKANEEKQVVTSSSSSSCAGCSSSNCSTCKK